The genomic region TTTATATTTTTAAAAATCAATTTCCTTGCCGTAATAGGCTGCAAGGTAAATCTTCTTAATATCGGCGGGAGAGGTTTTGCGCGGATTGGTCAGCGTACAAGCATCGTTAAAGGCTCTTTCGCTCATCAAATCCAACACCTTGAGGAATTTATCTTCTGCAATAACGGTATTCTTGCCTTCCTGAATGGTGCGGGTAATGCCGACTTTCCGGTTCAAGGCAGAGACAGCCTTTGCAATATCGTCGATACCCAAAGCGCCTTCCAGCTTGCTGTAGCGGTCGGTTTCTTTTCTATTGTAGTTGATAATATACGGAAGCATAATTGCGTTTGCTTCACCGTGTGTCAGATGGAATTCACCGCCGATCTTATGTGCCATCGAGTGTACGATACCGAGTGAGCAGTTGCTGAATGCGATACCGGCAACCGTAGATGCCGTGTGCATTTTTCCGCGTGCTTCCATATCGTTCCCGTTTGCAACAGCCCGTTCCAGATAGTCGAATACCAGCCGGATTGCTTCAAGTGCATAGGGGTCGGTGTAATCGTCATGGGCGGTAGACACGTATGCTTCGATAGCATGGGTCATAACGTCCATACCTGTCTGAGCCGTTACCAGCGGCGGCATCTTCGCAGGGATTCTATCATCAACAATTGCAATGTCGGGGATAATATCAGGGCTTACGAGCGGATATTTGATATTCTTTTCCGTGTCGGTAATAACGGAGAAGGCGGTGATTTCGGAAGCGGTTCCGGAGGTAGAAGGAACACCGACCAGCCTTGCTTTTGTCCGCAGCTTCGGGAATTTGAAGGCAGCTAAGTCGTCAAAGTTATAACCGGGGTATTCGTAGTACACCCACATGATTTTTGCAGCATCCATTGCAGATCCGCCGCCCAATGCGATAATCCAGTCTGGATTAAAGGCTGCCATCTTTGCGCCGCCTTCTTTACAGGTTTTAACGGAAGGATCGGGTTCTACACCGTCGATAACCAGCACTTGCATACCTGCTTTTTCCAGATAGCCCTTCGCTTCATCGACGAAGCCGAATTTTTTCATCGAGCTTCCACCGGTAACAATAGCGGCTTTCTTTCCTTCCAAGGTAGAAAGGAATTCCAAGGCTCCAACCCCGTGTACAATTTTCGGGGGGATACTGAATGTTGCGTACTTCATAATTTATACTCCTATTCATTAAAAGAGGTGTTATGTGCTGCCGTTTTACCTATGTTTAAACGGATAGTTCAACACTCTTTTATTTTATAGATAGTATTATAACGATATATTATTATTTAGTAAAGAGGGAAAACGATAAAAAAACACCGATCGCCCCAACAGAGAGACTAAACGGTGGTAGCCGGATAAAAAAATTCAGAAGTTCTATTGACATTACAATCAAGCCGCTGTATAGTCATAGATGTAAATTCATAAGAACAACCAACTTTTTTTCCGTTCGCTGGTGAATGGGCGTCATGCTATTCCTGCACGTGAAACGTTTTTGCATGTGCAAGACGAAGGGATTTACCGGAGGATTTTATATGAGAGAAGCTATTGAGCAATTAAAACAGATTATTTCCGAAGCGGAAACCGTTGTCATCGGTGCAGGGAGCGGTCTTTCCACTTCGGCAGGCTTCACCTATTCCGGTGAGCGGTTTGAAAAATATTTTTCCGATTTTGCGGTCAAATACGGTTTTCAGGATATGTATTCGGGCGGATTTGCTCCTTTTGCCTCGCTTGAAGAGCGTTGGGCATACTGGAGCCGCTATATTATGATAAACCGTTATATGGATCCGCCCAAACCGGTTTATAACAACATACTTTCGCTTGTGCGGAACAAAGATTATTTTGTGCTTACGACAAACGTAGACCATTGCTTCCAAAAAGCGGGTTTTGACAAGGAGCGGCTGTTTTATACGCAGGGCGACTACGGGCTGTTTCAATGCAGTGAACCGTGTCATCAAAAAACCTATGACAACGAAAAACAAATCCGCGCAATGTGGGAATTCCGCGACGAGATGAAAATCCCGTCAGAACTTGTACCGCATTGTCCTGTTTGCGGAAAACCGATGAGTATGAACCTTCGGGCAGATGACACTTTTGTTACAGATGAGGGCTGGTCTAAGGCAGCCAATCAATATGAAACATTTTTACAAAGCCGGAATATAACAAGCCGTTCCAGTCAACAAGAAGGAACGGGGAAGGTGTTGTTTCTTGAGCTGGGTGTTGGAAGAAACACTCCCGGAATTATAAAGTATCCGTTTTGGCAGATGACAGCAAAAAATCCGAATGCGCAGTATGTTTGTATAAATTTTGGGGAAGCGTTTGCACCGTACGAAATAGAAAAACGGTCGCTCTGTATCAATGATGACATTGGCGGGGTTTTGCAAGAACTACTATAAAAAAAGGTGAAATATGAAAATCAGTGTTCGTTTTACAGCAGCGGTTCATACGCTTTTGTGCATTCAGTATTTTGAAAAGGATATGCGCGTTACTTCGGATTTTA from Treponema vincentii harbors:
- a CDS encoding iron-containing alcohol dehydrogenase, encoding MKYATFSIPPKIVHGVGALEFLSTLEGKKAAIVTGGSSMKKFGFVDEAKGYLEKAGMQVLVIDGVEPDPSVKTCKEGGAKMAAFNPDWIIALGGGSAMDAAKIMWVYYEYPGYNFDDLAAFKFPKLRTKARLVGVPSTSGTASEITAFSVITDTEKNIKYPLVSPDIIPDIAIVDDRIPAKMPPLVTAQTGMDVMTHAIEAYVSTAHDDYTDPYALEAIRLVFDYLERAVANGNDMEARGKMHTASTVAGIAFSNCSLGIVHSMAHKIGGEFHLTHGEANAIMLPYIINYNRKETDRYSKLEGALGIDDIAKAVSALNRKVGITRTIQEGKNTVIAEDKFLKVLDLMSERAFNDACTLTNPRKTSPADIKKIYLAAYYGKEIDF
- a CDS encoding SIR2 family NAD-dependent protein deacylase, with translation MREAIEQLKQIISEAETVVIGAGSGLSTSAGFTYSGERFEKYFSDFAVKYGFQDMYSGGFAPFASLEERWAYWSRYIMINRYMDPPKPVYNNILSLVRNKDYFVLTTNVDHCFQKAGFDKERLFYTQGDYGLFQCSEPCHQKTYDNEKQIRAMWEFRDEMKIPSELVPHCPVCGKPMSMNLRADDTFVTDEGWSKAANQYETFLQSRNITSRSSQQEGTGKVLFLELGVGRNTPGIIKYPFWQMTAKNPNAQYVCINFGEAFAPYEIEKRSLCINDDIGGVLQELL